One window of the bacterium genome contains the following:
- a CDS encoding FkbM family methyltransferase produces MRLLKKVASCLPPALQAELKRIHYGRQIRRASFRTSEPEFEILPRLVRPGDWVIDIGANVGHYTMRLSELVGSHGRVIALEPVPATFALLAANVQLFPFANVTLMNVAASNSLGVIGMSIPRHSSGLTNYYQAYLSSEGKTAVSVLMMPLDSLRIAKRVGLVKIDAEGHELFVLRGMDDLLREHHPTLIVETDSREVVDTLVSLGYRAERLADSPNLLFVAN; encoded by the coding sequence GTGAGACTGCTGAAGAAAGTTGCATCGTGTCTTCCCCCAGCTTTACAGGCCGAGCTCAAGCGCATTCATTATGGGCGCCAAATCCGCAGGGCGAGCTTTCGCACATCCGAACCCGAATTTGAGATTCTCCCAAGACTTGTGAGGCCGGGAGATTGGGTCATCGATATTGGCGCTAACGTAGGGCACTATACCATGAGATTGTCCGAGTTGGTGGGCAGCCACGGTAGAGTTATTGCTTTGGAGCCGGTGCCGGCAACCTTCGCTCTACTTGCCGCGAACGTCCAACTCTTCCCATTCGCAAATGTTACGCTCATGAACGTTGCCGCATCGAACAGTCTCGGTGTGATTGGGATGAGCATTCCACGCCACTCGAGCGGATTGACGAACTACTACCAAGCGTACCTGTCATCCGAGGGGAAGACCGCTGTTTCTGTGCTCATGATGCCGCTTGATTCCCTTCGTATTGCGAAGCGGGTCGGGCTTGTCAAGATTGACGCCGAAGGTCATGAGCTGTTCGTCCTCCGAGGGATGGATGATCTGCTGCGTGAGCATCACCCTACACTCATAGTCGAGACCGATTCCCGGGAGGTGGTCGACACTCTGGTGTCACTTGGCTATCGAGCGGAGAGGCTCGCGGATTCGCCTAATCTTCTATTTGTGGCCAACTGA